Proteins found in one Mucilaginibacter gracilis genomic segment:
- a CDS encoding dipeptidase codes for MQVIKQYVEQNKERLLSELFDLLRFPSVSADPKYVESVLQTADFVAQKLRDAGADNVEVCTTAGYPIVYGEKIIDPKLPTVLTYGHYDVQPPDPLELWKTPPFEPTVRDGKIYARGACDDKGQFYMHVKAFELMMQTNTLPCNIKFMIEGEEEVGSSNLSIFVKANTSRLKADVVLISDTSMISMENPSLETGLRGLSYLEVEVVGPNRDLHSGVYGGAVANPATILAKMIASMHDEDNHIAIPGFYDDVIELTEAERSELNAAPYNEEEYKTDLDVKELWGEKGYTTFERTGTRPTLEVNGIWGGYIGEGAKTVLPSKANAKISMRLVPNQSSDKITELFTKHFEKIAPPYVKVKVTPHHGGEPVVTPTDSIAYKAAQKAIEESFGKKPIPTRGGGSIPIVALFEEVLGIKTVLMGFGLDSDALHSPNEKYDIFNYYKGIETIPLFHKHYAELSK; via the coding sequence TTTTGATCTGTTACGGTTTCCGTCGGTAAGTGCTGATCCCAAATATGTGGAATCGGTTCTACAAACGGCAGATTTTGTTGCTCAAAAACTACGTGATGCCGGTGCCGATAATGTTGAAGTATGCACAACAGCAGGCTACCCTATAGTTTATGGCGAAAAAATAATTGACCCCAAACTCCCAACTGTTTTAACCTATGGGCACTACGATGTACAACCGCCCGACCCGTTAGAGCTTTGGAAAACACCGCCCTTTGAACCCACAGTTAGAGATGGTAAAATATATGCCCGCGGTGCTTGCGATGATAAAGGCCAGTTTTATATGCATGTAAAAGCATTTGAACTGATGATGCAAACCAATACTTTGCCTTGCAATATCAAATTTATGATAGAGGGCGAAGAAGAGGTTGGCTCGTCAAACCTCAGTATTTTTGTTAAAGCTAACACCAGCAGATTAAAAGCCGACGTAGTTTTAATTTCCGATACATCCATGATAAGCATGGAAAACCCGTCGTTAGAGACAGGTTTGCGTGGCCTTTCGTACCTGGAAGTGGAAGTTGTTGGCCCCAACCGCGATTTGCACTCTGGCGTTTATGGTGGTGCGGTTGCCAACCCGGCAACTATTTTGGCTAAAATGATAGCCTCAATGCATGATGAAGATAATCACATTGCCATACCCGGTTTTTACGATGACGTTATTGAATTAACCGAAGCCGAGCGCAGCGAACTGAATGCAGCTCCATATAATGAAGAGGAATACAAAACAGACCTGGACGTTAAAGAGCTTTGGGGCGAAAAAGGATATACCACTTTTGAGCGCACCGGCACCCGCCCAACTTTAGAGGTTAATGGTATTTGGGGCGGCTATATTGGTGAAGGCGCTAAAACGGTTTTACCATCAAAAGCCAATGCTAAAATTTCGATGAGGCTGGTTCCAAATCAATCTTCGGATAAAATAACCGAGTTGTTTACTAAACATTTTGAAAAGATAGCACCGCCTTATGTAAAGGTAAAGGTAACCCCGCATCATGGTGGCGAGCCTGTGGTTACTCCTACAGATAGTATAGCTTATAAGGCGGCCCAAAAAGCTATTGAAGAATCATTCGGCAAAAAGCCTATCCCAACCCGTGGTGGTGGTAGCATACCTATTGTAGCCTTGTTTGAAGAGGTATTGGGTATAAAAACCGTGCTAATGGGCTTTGGTTTGGATAGCGACGCATTGCATTCGCCAAACGAAAAATACGATATATTTAACTATTACAAGGGGATAGAAACCATACCATTGTTTCACAAACACTATGCCGAACTAAGTAAATAG
- a CDS encoding glycosyltransferase family 2 protein, producing MDISVVVPLYNEVESLPELTSWISKVMSEHKFSYEIILVDDGSNDGSWEMIRKLSEGNQFIEGIKFRRNYGKSAALNVGFAAAVGSVVITMDADLQDSPDEIPELYRRITEEKYDLISGWKAKRHDPLSKTIPTKLFNAATRKMSGVNNLHDFNCGLKAYRKTVVKNIEVYGEMHRYIPVIAKWAGFTKIGEQAVEHFPRKYGKTKFGLSRFVNGFLDLLSIFFVGKFAKRPMHFFGTMGVLSFLTGFVIAIWIVCQKQYIIHQNETQHLKIPYRDATNDPLFYIALVAIIVGFQLFLTGFIAELVARNSTERNNYQIEEKL from the coding sequence ATGGATATATCTGTTGTAGTTCCTTTATATAATGAAGTGGAATCGTTGCCTGAGCTTACCTCGTGGATAAGCAAGGTAATGAGCGAACACAAATTTAGTTACGAGATCATTTTAGTTGATGATGGCAGTAACGACGGCTCGTGGGAAATGATACGCAAACTAAGCGAAGGGAACCAATTTATAGAAGGTATTAAGTTCCGTCGTAATTATGGTAAATCTGCAGCTTTAAATGTGGGTTTCGCCGCCGCAGTTGGCAGCGTGGTTATCACGATGGATGCCGACCTGCAGGATAGTCCGGACGAAATACCCGAACTTTACCGCCGTATTACAGAAGAAAAGTACGACCTCATATCGGGATGGAAGGCCAAGCGGCACGATCCGTTAAGTAAAACTATACCAACCAAGCTGTTTAATGCCGCAACACGCAAAATGTCGGGCGTAAACAACCTGCACGATTTTAACTGTGGTTTAAAAGCCTACCGTAAAACCGTAGTGAAAAACATTGAGGTTTACGGCGAAATGCACCGTTATATACCCGTTATTGCAAAATGGGCGGGTTTTACTAAAATTGGCGAACAAGCTGTAGAGCATTTTCCGCGCAAATACGGCAAAACTAAATTTGGCCTAAGCCGCTTTGTTAACGGCTTTCTCGATCTGCTTTCTATTTTCTTTGTAGGCAAATTTGCCAAACGGCCTATGCACTTTTTTGGCACTATGGGTGTTTTAAGCTTTTTAACAGGTTTTGTGATAGCAATTTGGATAGTATGCCAAAAGCAATATATTATTCATCAAAACGAAACCCAGCATTTAAAGATACCATATCGCGATGCCACAAACGATCCACTATTTTATATAGCATTGGTAGCAATAATTGTAGGTTTCCAATTATTTTTAACCGGCTTTATTGCCGAATTGGTGGCGCGTAACTCAACCGAAAGAAATAATTACCAGATAGAAGAAAAGCTGTAA
- a CDS encoding glycosyltransferase has protein sequence MFFSIIIPLYNRPQEINELLESLTHQTYLQFEVLVIEDGSTADAKTVVEGYSNRLDISYYVKPNEGQGFARNYGFAKAKGDYFVVFDSDCLIPPDYLNTVKNYLYSHPLDAYGGPDGAAASFTPVQKAISYSMTSPFTTGGIRGNKKGIGQFHPRSFNMGISRQVWEKTGGFIITRLGEDIEYSIRIHKMGFKIGLIADAVVFHKRRTSFVQFFKQLHFFGRARINIYKFFPGELKLVHFFPASFTLFLLFTIITNVIKTPLTYLCNIILTIFTLLIFFHSLISNKSVKVAFLSIIAAFTQLTAYGLGFIQDLWKRVILKKS, from the coding sequence ATGTTTTTTTCCATCATCATACCCCTATATAACCGCCCGCAGGAAATCAACGAGCTGCTGGAAAGCCTAACCCATCAAACTTATTTACAGTTTGAGGTTTTGGTTATTGAAGATGGTTCAACCGCTGATGCTAAAACCGTGGTTGAGGGTTACAGCAACCGCTTGGATATTAGTTATTACGTAAAACCCAACGAGGGCCAGGGTTTTGCACGCAACTATGGCTTCGCAAAAGCTAAAGGCGATTACTTTGTGGTGTTTGATTCGGATTGTTTAATTCCGCCCGATTACCTCAATACGGTAAAAAATTATTTATATAGCCATCCTCTGGATGCCTACGGTGGCCCGGATGGCGCGGCAGCATCATTTACACCTGTGCAAAAAGCCATCAGCTACAGCATGACCTCCCCTTTTACAACCGGTGGCATACGTGGTAATAAAAAGGGTATAGGCCAGTTCCATCCGCGAAGTTTCAACATGGGTATTTCGCGCCAGGTATGGGAAAAAACCGGCGGCTTTATCATAACCCGTTTAGGCGAAGATATTGAGTATAGTATCCGCATCCATAAAATGGGTTTTAAAATCGGCTTAATTGCCGATGCCGTTGTTTTCCATAAGCGGCGCACAAGCTTTGTACAGTTTTTTAAGCAACTGCATTTTTTTGGGAGGGCGCGTATCAATATTTACAAGTTTTTCCCCGGCGAGTTAAAGTTGGTGCATTTTTTTCCGGCCTCATTCACCCTGTTTTTGTTGTTCACAATAATTACAAATGTTATTAAAACGCCGTTAACTTACCTGTGTAACATTATATTAACTATTTTTACTTTGTTGATATTTTTTCACTCCCTAATTAGTAATAAATCGGTAAAAGTTGCATTTTTGAGTATTATTGCAGCCTTTACGCAACTAACAGCCTACGGCCTGGGCTTTATTCAAGATTTGTGGAAGAGGGTAATACTTAAAAAATCATAA